One window of Populus nigra chromosome 5, ddPopNigr1.1, whole genome shotgun sequence genomic DNA carries:
- the LOC133693301 gene encoding mechanosensitive ion channel protein 6-like, with amino-acid sequence MEGLRKSLKSYGTQAKQQPEHLEREKQALLHHGSDCHIAQFSGSFGQDEEVIVNVDNIADVSDKETTIASKSCSGSPSRKATGSANKFKVSFEDVIHEAVRERSKDSHQPSFSALEQNSWRLVVNKAKSRLIDQPEEHYQRTERTVNSDGALGEEDDDEDIPEEYRNIKHNTLIMLQWASLVLIIAALVCSLSIPVLKRQTLWDLSLWKWEIMVLALISGRLVSGWGIKLVVIFIESNFLLRKRVLYFVYGLRRAVQNCLWLGLVLLIWHLTFDDKVEKSESKILLYGTKILVCFFIGTLIWLLKTLLVKVLASSFHVNAFFERIQEALYNQYVIESLSGSPFPEWRSTKEEVGAVTGVQQIRNSGPASPGPGDLKETLLAKEGSGKLQRCTTVGKKPRFSNSTPNKKDEEIPIDKMQKLNHMNISAWNMTRMINIIRHGALSTLDEHILDSDIKDDSLLHIRSECQAKEAAKKIFQKVAKTGSHQIYLDDMTRFMNKEAALKAMQLMGITREDEGIKKSSLKSWLVNAFRERRALALSLNDTKTAVDELHNMLSILVSVIILIIWLIILGIPISHFLVLISSQLLLVVFIFGNTCKTVFEAIIFLFIMHPFDVGDRCEIDGIQLRVEEMNILTTVFLRSDNQKIVYPNSVLASKPIGNFYRSPDMTEAIDFSVHISTPMEKIASLKEKIKGCVEGNSNHWNQNSMVVVTDIEDMNKMKMSLWVTHRMNHQDMEERWARRNLLLGEMIKVFKELDIEYRVLPLDVNIRNMPPLVSNRLPSNWTTCAN; translated from the exons ATGGAAGGCTTGAGAAAATCCCTCAAATCTTATGGTACTCAGGCTAAGCAACAACCAGAGCACctagaaagagaaaaacaagctCTACTCCACCATGGCAGCGATTGTCACATTGCCCAGTTCTCTGGTTCGTTTGGCCAGGATGAGGAAGTTATTGTCAACGTCGACAATATTGCTGATGTTTCTGACAAAGAAACCACTATTGCTTCAAAATCCTGCAGTGGAAGTCCAAGCAGGAAAGCTACAGGGTCAGCAAATAAATTCAAAGTGTCGTTTGAGGACGTAATTCATGAAGCTGTCCGGGAAAGAAGCAAGGACTCGCACCAACCATCTTTCAGTGCTCTTGAGCAAAATTCATGGAGGTTAGTCGTGAACAAGGCGAAGTCCAGATTGATAGACCAGCCTGAGGAGCACTATCAAAGAACTGAGAGAACGGTGAACTCTGATGGAGCTTTGGGTGAAGAAGATGACGATGAAGACATCCCAGAAGAATATAGGAACATAAAACATAACACGTTGATAATGCTGCAATGGGCGAGTCTTGTTTTAATCATAGCAGCTTTAGTTTGTAGTCTGTCCATTCCTGTATTAAAGAGGCAAACATTGTGGGATCTTTCACTATGGAAATGGGAGATAATGGTTTTGGCACTTATCTCTGGTCGTTTGGTGTCTGGTTGGGGAATTAAGCTTGTTGTTATCTTCATCGAAAGCAATTTTCTTTTGCGGAAACGGGTTCTGTATTTCGTTTATGGGTTGAGGAGGGCCGTTCAGAATTGCCTCTGGTTGGGTTTGGTCTTGCTTATTTGGCACTTGACTTTTGATGACAAGGTTGAGAAGAGCGAGAGCAAGATATTGCTTTATGGGACCAAGATTCTGGTGTGTTTCTTTATAGGAACATTAATATGGCTTTTAAAAACCCTCCTTGTTAAGGTTCTTGCTTCATCCTTCCATGTCAATGCGTTCTTCGAACGAATCCAGGAGGCTCTGTACAATCAATATGTAATCGAGTCACTCTCTGGTTCTCCATTCCCTGAATGGCGAAGCACCAAGGAAGAGGTAGGGGCGGTCACCGGGGTTCAGCAAATAAGAAATTCCGGGCCTGCCAGTCCCGGTCCTGGTGATCTCAAGGAAACTCTCCTTGCAAAGGAAGGTAGTGGAAAGCTACAAAGATGCACCACGGTTGGGAAGAAACCTAGATTTTCTAACTCAACGCCTAACAAGAAAGATGAAGAGATTCCAATTGACAAGATGCAAAAGCTAAACCATATGAATATATCAGCTTGGAATATGACGAGGATGATAAATATCATCCGCCATGGTGCCTTGTCTACTTTAGATGAGCATATACTTGATTCAGACATCAAAGATGACTCTTTACTGCATATCAGAAGTGAGTGCCAAGCAAAAGAGGCAGCCAAGAAAATATTTCAGAAGGTGGCTAAGACAGGAAGCCA CCAGATTTACCTTGATGACATGACTCGCTTTATGAATAAAGAAGCAGCATTGAAGGCAATGCAGCTCATGGGAATAACACGCGAGGATGAAGGAATAAAAAAGTCATCTCTCAAGTCCTGGCTG GTTAACGCATTCAGAGAGCGAAGAGCACTGGCATTATCTCTCAATGACACAAAAACAGCGGTCGATGAACTTCACAATATGTTGAGCATCCTCGTCAGCGTCATTATTCTGATAATCTGGCTCATTATACTTGGAATTCCTATCTCTCACTTCCTAGTCTTGATAAGTTCCCAGCTTCTGTTGGTGGTGTTCATCTTCGGAAATACCTGTAAGACCGTGTTTGAAGCAATCATATTCTTGTTCATAATGCACCCATTTGACGTGGGTGATCGCTGCGAGATCGATGGAATCCAG TTGAGGGTTGAAGAGATGAATATATTAACGACAGTGTTTTTGAGGAGCGATAACCAGAAGATCGTATATCCCAACAGTGTTCTAGCAAGCAAGCCTATCGGTAACTTCTATCGCAGTCCAGATATGACGGAGGCAattgatttctctgtccatatcTCCACTCCGATGGAGAAGATTGCTAgtctgaaagaaaaaataaaagg GTGTGTTGAAGGAAACAGTAATCACTGGAATCAAAATTCAATGGTGGTCGTGACGGATATTGAGGACATGAACAAAATGAAGATGTCACTTTGGGTCACGCATAGGATGAACCATCAGGATATGGAGGAGAGATGGGCCAGGAGAAATCTTCTCCTGGGAGAAATGATCAAAGTGTTCAAAGAGCTCGATATTGAATATCGCGTGCTGCCCTTGGATGTGAATATCAGAAACATGCCGCCTTTGGTCTCAAACAGGCTGCCCTCAAACTGGACCACTTGTGCCAATTAA